The Salmonella enterica subsp. houtenae serovar Houten genome has a segment encoding these proteins:
- a CDS encoding Caudovirales tail fiber assembly protein has protein sequence MELKNVNRYIPDDPDYDSNFLYFRSEDGQDFYESLSKFTKKYKLCIDSENIIRSVSEDVSRLYPAGFSVVEVNKLPAGFNIYGGWKYSNGTVLAVPVDYQAKAETTRQKLLDGANSTIADWRTELALGEINDDDKANLTQWMAYIRKLKALDLSEVKNEATFTAIRWPALPQ, from the coding sequence ATGGAATTAAAAAACGTTAACCGATACATTCCTGACGACCCGGATTATGATAGCAATTTTCTGTATTTTCGTAGTGAAGATGGTCAGGATTTTTATGAGTCACTGAGTAAATTCACGAAAAAATATAAGTTGTGCATTGATTCTGAAAATATAATCCGTTCCGTATCAGAAGATGTGTCGCGACTCTATCCGGCTGGCTTTTCAGTTGTTGAGGTCAATAAACTACCAGCCGGATTTAATATCTATGGCGGCTGGAAATATTCGAACGGCACTGTTCTGGCTGTTCCCGTTGACTATCAGGCTAAGGCCGAAACCACCCGACAGAAACTACTGGATGGAGCTAACAGCACCATTGCCGACTGGCGAACCGAACTGGCACTGGGTGAAATCAATGACGACGATAAGGCAAATCTGACTCAATGGATGGCGTATATCAGGAAACTTAAAGCACTGGATTTAAGCGAAGTTAAAAACGAGGCCACCTTTACAGCAATCAGGTGGCCAGCATTACCACAGTAA
- the gst_1 gene encoding glutathione S-transferase, producing MSYTLFYSPGAASFAVHWMLFELKTPFTAQLVDIESGNQRSPEYLSLNPVGRVPTLIVDGKPVTESTAILMLLAERHPESGLAPKPDTPERAEWLELMIYMANTLLPSMRDWFYADKDGSPEDADAIRTLARSRIEEACEYLDKRLANQQTYLVGDRLTTVDLLATMLMRWTRNMPTPAMQWPHLASYIYRMRELPSFLQTHNQEKLEGWLNS from the coding sequence ATGTCCTATACCTTATTTTACTCACCAGGAGCAGCCAGTTTTGCAGTTCACTGGATGTTGTTCGAACTAAAAACGCCATTTACTGCTCAACTCGTTGATATTGAAAGTGGTAATCAACGCTCCCCTGAATATCTCAGTCTTAATCCTGTTGGTCGGGTGCCTACCCTTATCGTTGATGGAAAACCAGTGACTGAATCAACGGCTATTTTGATGCTTCTTGCCGAGCGCCATCCTGAATCTGGCCTTGCACCTAAACCAGATACGCCTGAGCGTGCAGAATGGCTGGAACTGATGATATATATGGCAAATACATTACTTCCTTCAATGCGAGACTGGTTTTACGCCGATAAGGATGGTAGTCCCGAAGACGCTGACGCTATTCGTACCCTGGCCCGTAGCCGTATTGAGGAAGCCTGCGAATATTTAGATAAACGTCTGGCAAATCAACAAACCTATCTGGTGGGTGACAGACTGACTACAGTAGACTTATTAGCGACAATGTTGATGCGCTGGACACGCAACATGCCAACCCCAGCCATGCAATGGCCACACCTTGCCAGTTACATTTATCGAATGAGAGAACTCCCTTCATTTTTACAGACTCATAATCAAGAAAAATTAGAGGGATGGTTAAATTCATAG
- the SBOV09601 gene encoding Uncharacterised protein has protein sequence MTMSRVISLAAGLSLSVLFSTAAVADNGRGSGNSNIENQTRIYTGTDRGQKQHREAKGKTITRSVQCSLPAYLRDPDNQC, from the coding sequence ATGACTATGTCGCGCGTAATTTCTCTGGCGGCAGGGCTTTCCCTGTCCGTTTTATTTTCCACTGCTGCCGTTGCCGATAACGGAAGAGGAAGCGGCAACAGCAATATTGAAAACCAGACCCGGATTTATACCGGCACCGACCGTGGGCAGAAACAGCACCGCGAGGCAAAGGGAAAAACAATCACGCGGAGCGTCCAGTGTTCTCTGCCGGCATATTTACGTGACCCGGATAATCAGTGCTGA
- the pheC gene encoding polar amino acid ABC transporter substrate-binding protein yields MKKVYFMFVILLSLSGIHSAMAKTWQEIKESKELRVGVPGDYAPLAFHNRQNKLIGFDIDMAYSLGKALHLNILFVPSSWPTLSTDLAADKFDIAMGGITETPGRRKQFALSSPVLKNGKIALTQCNRINDFKSLEDIDRKGVRIVVNPGGTNQDYVDKHIRYADVIRERDNNATLQRIRERSADVMFTDLLEGNYYQNKEPGVFCVSTRSILPDTAGNKVYMMAKDNQYLLNAVNSWLSDENRSILARKWQISAE; encoded by the coding sequence ATGAAAAAAGTATATTTTATGTTTGTTATCTTGTTGTCACTTTCAGGTATTCATTCCGCGATGGCAAAAACCTGGCAGGAGATTAAAGAAAGCAAAGAGTTACGTGTGGGGGTGCCTGGTGACTATGCTCCCCTCGCATTTCACAACAGACAAAATAAATTAATCGGTTTTGATATTGATATGGCATATTCACTGGGAAAAGCTCTGCACCTGAATATCCTGTTTGTACCTAGCAGTTGGCCTACGCTGTCAACTGACCTGGCAGCAGACAAATTTGATATTGCAATGGGAGGGATTACAGAAACTCCCGGCAGAAGAAAACAGTTCGCACTTTCTTCTCCGGTACTTAAAAATGGGAAAATAGCGCTGACGCAATGTAACAGGATTAATGACTTCAAATCTCTTGAAGATATTGATCGTAAGGGCGTGCGGATTGTTGTTAATCCAGGTGGTACAAATCAGGACTATGTTGACAAGCATATCAGGTATGCAGATGTTATTCGCGAGAGAGACAATAATGCCACTCTGCAGAGGATTCGTGAACGCAGCGCTGATGTCATGTTTACCGACTTGCTCGAAGGTAATTATTACCAGAATAAAGAGCCAGGCGTCTTCTGCGTATCAACCAGGAGTATTCTCCCCGACACTGCCGGCAATAAAGTCTATATGATGGCCAAGGATAATCAGTATCTTCTTAACGCTGTAAATAGCTGGTTGTCTGATGAAAACCGAAGCATACTTGCCAGAAAATGGCAGATATCCGCAGAGTAG
- the lepA gene encoding GTP-binding protein LepA has product MKNIRNFSIIAHIDHGKSTLSDRIIQICGGLSDREMEAQVLDSMDLERERGITIKAQSVTLDFKASDGETYQLNFIDTPGHVDFSYEVSRSLAACEGALLVVDAGQGVEAQTLANCYTAMEMDLEVVPVLNKIDLPAADPERVAEEIEDIVGIDATDAVRCSAKTGVGVTDVLERLVRDIPPPQGDPDGPLQALIIDSWFDNYLGVVSLVRIKNGTMRKGDKIKVMSTGQTYNADRLGIFTPKQVDRTELKCGEVGWLVCAIKDILGAPVGDTLTSARNPAEKALPGFKKVKPQVYAGLFPVSSDDYESFRDALGKLSLNDASLFYEPESSSALGFGFRCGFLGLLHMEIIQERLEREYDLDLITTAPTVVYEVETTAKETIYVDSPSKLPPLNNIYELREPIAECHMLLPQAYLGNVITLCIEKRGVQTNMVYHGNQVALTYEIPMAEVVLDFFDRLKSTSRGYASLDYNFKRFQASDMVRVDVLINNERVDALALITHRDNSQSRGRELVEKMKDLIPRQQFDIAIQAAIGTHIIARSTVKQLRKNVLAKCYGGDISRKKKLLQKQKEGKKRMKQIGNVELPQEAFLAILHVGKDNK; this is encoded by the coding sequence ATGAAGAACATAAGAAATTTCTCCATCATTGCTCACATTGACCACGGTAAATCGACGCTGTCTGACCGTATTATCCAGATCTGCGGTGGCCTGTCTGACCGTGAAATGGAAGCTCAAGTACTTGACTCCATGGATCTTGAGCGTGAGCGCGGTATTACTATTAAAGCCCAGAGTGTGACGCTGGATTTTAAAGCGTCTGATGGTGAAACTTATCAACTGAATTTTATCGACACGCCGGGACACGTTGACTTTTCCTATGAAGTCTCTCGTTCGTTGGCCGCCTGCGAGGGCGCGCTGCTGGTGGTGGATGCCGGCCAGGGCGTAGAAGCGCAAACGTTGGCAAACTGCTACACCGCGATGGAAATGGATCTTGAAGTGGTGCCGGTGCTTAACAAAATTGACCTGCCGGCCGCCGATCCGGAGCGTGTGGCGGAGGAAATTGAAGACATTGTCGGTATTGATGCGACGGACGCGGTACGCTGCTCCGCCAAAACGGGTGTCGGCGTGACGGATGTGCTGGAACGCCTGGTGCGTGATATCCCGCCGCCGCAAGGCGATCCGGACGGCCCGTTGCAGGCGCTGATTATTGACTCCTGGTTCGATAACTACCTGGGCGTGGTATCGCTGGTACGTATTAAAAACGGCACGATGCGTAAAGGCGACAAAATTAAAGTGATGAGCACTGGGCAGACCTACAACGCTGACCGCTTGGGGATCTTTACGCCGAAACAGGTTGATCGTACCGAGCTGAAGTGCGGTGAAGTAGGCTGGCTGGTCTGCGCCATTAAAGATATCCTCGGCGCGCCGGTTGGCGATACCTTAACCTCAGCGCGTAACCCAGCGGAAAAAGCGCTGCCGGGCTTTAAGAAGGTGAAACCGCAGGTTTACGCAGGTCTGTTCCCGGTCAGTTCCGACGATTATGAAAGTTTCCGCGATGCGCTCGGCAAGCTGAGCCTGAACGACGCCTCACTGTTCTATGAACCGGAAAGTTCCTCGGCGCTGGGCTTTGGCTTCCGCTGCGGCTTCCTCGGTCTGCTGCATATGGAGATCATTCAGGAGCGTCTGGAGCGCGAATACGATCTGGATCTGATCACCACTGCGCCGACTGTGGTTTATGAAGTAGAAACAACGGCGAAAGAGACTATCTATGTTGATAGCCCCTCCAAGCTGCCGCCGTTGAATAACATTTATGAACTGCGCGAGCCTATCGCCGAGTGTCATATGCTGTTACCACAAGCCTATTTAGGTAACGTTATTACTCTGTGTATTGAGAAACGTGGCGTGCAAACTAACATGGTGTACCACGGTAACCAGGTGGCATTGACCTATGAAATCCCGATGGCGGAAGTGGTGCTCGACTTCTTTGACCGCCTGAAATCAACGTCGCGCGGCTATGCGTCTCTGGATTATAACTTCAAGCGCTTCCAGGCTTCCGACATGGTGCGTGTTGATGTGTTAATCAACAACGAACGTGTCGATGCGCTGGCGCTGATCACGCACCGCGATAACTCGCAAAGCCGTGGTCGCGAGCTGGTGGAGAAGATGAAAGATTTGATCCCACGCCAGCAGTTTGATATCGCGATTCAGGCGGCGATTGGTACGCATATTATTGCCCGTTCGACGGTAAAACAGTTACGTAAGAACGTGCTGGCGAAGTGCTACGGCGGCGATATCAGTCGAAAGAAAAAACTGCTGCAGAAACAGAAAGAGGGTAAGAAACGCATGAAGCAGATCGGTAACGTCGAGCTGCCTCAGGAAGCGTTCCTCGCCATTCTGCATGTCGGTAAAGACAATAAATAA
- a CDS encoding Phage tail fiber protein, producing MGKGGGKGHTPREAPDNLKSTQLLSVIDAISEGPIEGPVNGLQSVLVNQTPVVDRDGNTNIHGVKVVYRVGEQEQTPLEGFESSGAETVLGVQVKHDNPVTRTITAANIDRLRFTFGVQSLVEANSKGDRNPTSVRLQIHLERYGQWVVEKEITITGKTTTQYLASVIVDNLPPRPFGIRMVRVTADSTTDQLQNNTVWSSYTEIIDVRQRYPNTAVIGLQVESEQFGSQQVTRNYHFFGRIIHVPSNYDPVARTYSGIWDGTFKPAYSNNPAWCLWDVLTHPRYGMGQRIGAADVDRWALYAIGQYCDQMVPDGFGGTEPRMTFNAYLAQQRKAWDVLTDFCSAMRCMPVWNGQRLTFVQDRPSDTVWTYTRSNVVMPDEGTPFRYSFSARKDRHNAVEVNWTDPDNGWQTSTELVEDTVAISHYGRNLVKMDAFGCTSRGQAHRAGLWLIKTELLETQTVDFSVGAEGLRHVPGDVIEVCDEDYAGISLGGRILSVDRDRRILTLDREITLPSSGTTLISLVDGEGSPVSVDVQSVTDGVQVQVSRIPDGVAEYSVWGLKLPSLRQRLFRCVAVRENDDGTYAITAVQHVPEKESIVDNGASFDPQPGTIHGTVPPAIQHLTTEILAEEGQYQVLARWDTPRVVKGVSFSLRLNVAAEDGSDRLVSSAGTPDTQYRFRGLTPGRYTLSVRAVNSQGQQGDPASTQFSISAPAAPSFIELTPGYFQITATPRQAVYDPTVQYEFWFSDAQITDIHQVENAARYLGTALYWIAASVNIRPGRDYYFYIRAVNQVGKSAFVEATGQASNDAAGYLDFFKGQITESHLGKELLEKVDLTEDNASKLQQFSKEWQDANDKWNAMWGVKIEQTKDGKYYVAGLGLSMEDTPDGKISQFLVAADRIAYINPANGNETPGFVMQGDQIIMNEAFLKYLSAPTITSGGNPPAFSLTPDGKLTAKNADISGHINAVSGSFTGEINATSGKFSGVIEAREFVGDICGSKVMQGVSIRATNDERSTSTRYTDSATYQIGKTITVMANCERNGGSGAITVTININGQVKTAEVMPYTAGIPAMYQTVVFSVYTTSPVVDISVSLRVRGQYTTSASVWPLVMVSRSGSNFTN from the coding sequence ATGGGAAAGGGCGGAGGAAAAGGGCATACGCCCCGCGAGGCACCGGATAACCTTAAATCCACGCAGCTGCTGAGTGTCATCGATGCCATCAGCGAGGGACCGATAGAAGGCCCGGTGAACGGTCTGCAAAGTGTTCTGGTAAACCAGACGCCGGTGGTGGACCGCGACGGTAACACGAATATCCACGGCGTGAAGGTGGTATACCGCGTCGGTGAGCAGGAACAGACCCCGCTGGAGGGATTTGAATCGTCCGGCGCCGAGACGGTGCTTGGTGTACAGGTCAAACACGACAATCCGGTGACCAGGACCATCACGGCTGCAAATATTGACCGCCTGCGTTTTACGTTCGGCGTGCAGTCACTGGTGGAGGCCAACAGCAAGGGCGACCGCAATCCGACATCGGTCAGGCTGCAAATCCATCTTGAGCGCTATGGTCAGTGGGTGGTGGAAAAAGAAATTACGATTACCGGGAAAACAACCACACAGTATCTGGCCTCGGTGATAGTGGATAATCTCCCTCCCCGGCCATTCGGTATCCGGATGGTACGTGTGACGGCAGACAGTACCACTGACCAGTTACAGAACAACACGGTCTGGTCGTCGTATACCGAGATTATTGATGTCCGGCAGCGTTATCCCAACACCGCCGTAATTGGCCTGCAGGTGGAGTCTGAGCAGTTCGGCAGCCAGCAGGTGACGCGAAATTACCATTTTTTCGGGCGGATTATTCATGTGCCGTCGAATTACGATCCGGTAGCGCGAACCTACAGCGGCATCTGGGACGGCACGTTCAAGCCTGCATACAGCAATAATCCGGCGTGGTGTCTCTGGGATGTGCTGACACATCCCCGTTATGGCATGGGACAGCGAATCGGCGCGGCGGACGTGGACAGATGGGCGCTGTATGCAATAGGCCAGTACTGCGACCAGATGGTCCCTGACGGATTCGGCGGGACAGAGCCGCGTATGACCTTTAATGCGTATCTGGCACAGCAGCGTAAGGCGTGGGATGTGCTGACCGACTTCTGCTCCGCCATGCGTTGTATGCCGGTGTGGAACGGGCAGAGGCTGACCTTCGTGCAGGACAGGCCCTCGGATACAGTCTGGACCTATACCCGCAGCAATGTGGTAATGCCGGATGAGGGTACACCGTTCCGTTACAGCTTCAGTGCGCGGAAGGACCGCCATAATGCGGTAGAGGTGAACTGGACTGACCCTGATAATGGCTGGCAGACATCCACGGAACTGGTGGAAGACACGGTCGCCATCAGTCACTACGGACGCAATCTGGTAAAAATGGATGCGTTTGGCTGTACCAGTCGCGGGCAGGCGCACCGCGCCGGGCTGTGGCTGATAAAAACGGAGCTGCTGGAAACCCAGACGGTAGATTTTAGTGTGGGGGCGGAGGGGTTGCGCCACGTTCCCGGTGATGTGATTGAGGTTTGCGACGAGGATTATGCCGGCATCAGCCTGGGCGGACGGATTCTGTCCGTTGACCGCGACCGTCGCATTCTGACCCTTGACAGGGAAATTACCCTGCCGTCGTCCGGCACCACGCTGATAAGCCTGGTGGATGGCGAAGGTTCGCCGGTCAGCGTGGACGTGCAGTCTGTTACCGACGGTGTGCAGGTTCAGGTCAGCCGGATACCGGACGGCGTGGCGGAATACAGCGTCTGGGGGCTGAAACTGCCGTCGCTGCGCCAGCGTCTCTTCCGGTGTGTGGCTGTCCGGGAAAACGACGACGGAACGTATGCCATCACCGCCGTACAGCATGTTCCGGAAAAAGAGTCCATCGTGGACAACGGGGCATCGTTCGACCCGCAGCCCGGAACGATTCACGGCACCGTTCCCCCGGCGATACAGCATCTGACCACAGAAATTCTGGCGGAGGAGGGACAGTATCAGGTACTGGCGCGCTGGGACACACCGCGAGTCGTTAAGGGCGTCTCTTTTTCGTTGCGCCTGAACGTGGCGGCGGAAGATGGCAGTGACCGGCTGGTAAGCAGTGCAGGAACGCCGGATACGCAGTACCGGTTCCGGGGGCTGACGCCGGGGCGCTACACCCTGTCCGTCAGGGCGGTGAACAGCCAGGGACAACAGGGAGACCCGGCCAGCACACAGTTCAGCATCTCCGCGCCGGCGGCACCATCATTTATCGAACTCACCCCTGGCTATTTCCAGATTACAGCCACACCGCGTCAGGCGGTATACGACCCGACGGTGCAGTATGAGTTCTGGTTTTCAGACGCGCAGATTACGGATATCCATCAGGTGGAAAACGCCGCACGATATCTGGGAACAGCGCTGTACTGGATAGCGGCCAGCGTGAATATCAGGCCCGGCAGGGATTACTATTTTTATATCCGGGCGGTAAATCAGGTCGGTAAATCCGCATTCGTGGAGGCGACCGGGCAGGCCAGCAACGATGCCGCAGGCTATCTGGATTTTTTCAAAGGGCAGATAACTGAAAGTCACCTGGGTAAGGAGCTGCTGGAAAAAGTAGATCTGACGGAGGATAACGCCAGCAAACTGCAGCAGTTTTCTAAGGAGTGGCAGGACGCTAACGATAAATGGAACGCCATGTGGGGCGTCAAAATAGAGCAGACCAAAGACGGCAAATATTATGTGGCCGGACTTGGACTGAGCATGGAAGACACGCCTGACGGGAAGATAAGCCAGTTCCTGGTGGCGGCGGATCGCATTGCTTATATTAACCCGGCAAACGGAAACGAGACGCCCGGATTCGTCATGCAGGGCGACCAGATAATCATGAATGAGGCGTTCCTGAAATACCTGAGCGCGCCGACCATTACCAGTGGCGGGAATCCTCCGGCATTTTCCCTGACGCCGGATGGAAAGCTGACTGCGAAAAATGCGGATATCAGCGGCCATATCAACGCTGTATCTGGCTCGTTTACGGGAGAAATCAATGCCACCTCCGGTAAGTTTTCTGGCGTGATAGAAGCGAGAGAGTTTGTCGGTGATATCTGCGGCTCAAAAGTCATGCAGGGCGTGAGCATCAGGGCGACGAACGACGAACGCAGCACCTCAACACGGTATACCGACAGCGCCACCTATCAGATTGGGAAAACCATCACGGTGATGGCTAACTGTGAGCGTAACGGTGGCTCCGGTGCCATCACCGTCACGATAAATATTAACGGCCAGGTGAAAACGGCGGAGGTTATGCCGTATACCGCAGGGATTCCGGCCATGTATCAGACCGTCGTCTTTTCGGTCTACACCACTTCACCTGTCGTGGATATCAGCGTCTCTCTGAGGGTCCGTGGGCAGTACACCACGTCTGCTTCCGTCTGGCCGCTGGTGATGGTTTCCCGGTCGGGGAGCAACTTCACAAACTGA